ACTGGAACTTTCGGTAACGACCCTCGGGCTGCATGGCGCCGAAGCCGCGAAAGAGCTCGCGGAAGCTGGAGTGGCCCGGGTTACTTTGCTGGTAAACGCGGTTGAACGGGAAGCGGCGGAAAAACTCTATGCCTGGATCAGGCCGGGGAACAAAACGATTCCCCTTTCCCAGGCCATCCCGATGCTTCTGGAAGAACAGGCCCGGGCGGTCGTGGCTTTCCGGGAGCAGGGAATCAAGGTGGGGGTGAGGACCACGGTCTATCCCGGAGTGAACGACGACCAGGTTTCCGTCATTGCCAGGGAGATGTCTGCACGCGGTGCGGAATCGATGGAGCTTGTCCCCTGCAACCACGTTACGGATCAGAATGAGTCGCTGCTCGGTGCACCGGAACCCGGAGTCATGGAACAGCTGGCGGTAAGCGCGTCCCGATATCTGGCGACGACGGTGCAGCCGGAAAAGAAAGCCCATCTCGGCGCCGATTGCCCGTCGGTGTTCGGATCCTGTAAAAGTCCGGTCGCCGCCGCCCTTGCGCCGACCGCAGAAAGGCCGAATATCGGGGTGGTCAGTGTGGGCGGCATGGAGGTGGATCTGCATCTCGGCCAGGCGTATCAGATGCTGATCTACGGTCCCAGGGAAGATGGGTTGACCTGTCTTCTAGGAACCAGACCGGTTCCGGAGCCGGGCGGCGGCAGTGGCCGCTGGGAAAAATTGGCCGAAACCCTGGTCGACTGTTTCGCAGTCCTTGCCGCCGGGGCCGGCGAAAGCCCGAGACGTATTCTCGGAGAGAAGGGGGTTTCCGTCCTGATCACCGACGGCGGGATCGAGGGCGCTATCGACCAATTATATGGCGGCGGGAAAAAAGGAAGATGCAAGGGTCAATGAACACAATCATAAATCTTAATTTTGCATTCTAAATTCTTCATTAAAAAAAGGAGCACCCCATGGCAACCCCGGAACGACAAATCATCGTCTGTCAGAGCTTTCGCGTCGCGGGCGACAAGAAAGGCATCTGCCACAAGCAGACCAACGGTTTTCTGCAGTACATCGAAGAGGAGATTCTCGATCGGGGCCTTGATTGCCTGATCACCGCCACCACCTGCCTCAAACAGTGCGAATCGGGACCGATCATGGTGATTCAGCCGGAGAACTGGTGGTTTAAGGGCGTCGACAGTGAAGAGGCGATCGATGCCATCCTTGACGGTCTGGAAGACGGCGAGCCGGCTGCCGGGTATCTGATCTCGTAAGGGTCATCGGAGACAACCATGACCTATAGATCATATCTGGAATCGGGCGGCGGTCATTGTCCGAAGTGCGGATCAAAGGCGATCAAGTACTCCTCCCCTCCGGAATGGGTGAAGGGAGATCAGATGCGGGTTGCGATGTTTTGTGCAACCTGCGGGGCCAGATGGAGGGATATCTACAATCTCAGCAGAGCGGAAGATCTATGAAACAATTGGGACTGGTAAAAAATATTGTCGAGGAAGCGGGGATGGGTGTTTCCTATGCCTACGAAGACCTGGTCTTCCTGGAGCACAACTCCTTTCTGCTCCAGTTCACCGACCACGAACGTGAGCTGTTCGTCTGCATCAACCGGGAGGCGGACAGGGAAACCGTGGATCCGGATATCTCCAGGCTGCAGGCAGTTGCCACCGGTCAAGGGTTGCGATTTATGATTGGTGATCCATACACCCTGACCCAGGGCGATGACGAGAGCGTCATTATAGAGTTCTGTGCGCCATGAAGAAAGGAGACGCTGCCATGCCGGAGACAAAATCTTCGCCACCGGGCAGACTGGTAGGCTTCGGAGATATCAAGCGCCCACCCATCGGCGGCTGGCAGGAGTATCTGCGGCAGGGCAAGCAGTTCCTGGCCGCAGCCGTTAACGGTTTCGCCAGGCGGCGGCAGGTCTTTACCGCCGAAATCCTCTATAATCTGGTGGCCATGGCCATTGAAAAGCTGATCATGGCCCTGCTGATGGAAAGCGGCAATCTCCCCTATAATCACACCATGCACGATCTGGTTGAGGCGATGGAAGAGTTTTTGCCCGGAGACCTGGGGCCTCTTGGTGATGAGTTAAAAGCCCTGGACGCGTTTCAGGAGATCTGCGACCCCTACAATTTCACGATCACCCCGCCGACCATGGACGAGGTGGCAAGGATGCTGGAGCTGGCCGGGAAGATCAGAACATTGACGGAAAGAAGGATCGCAAACTGATCGGTAAGGAAAGCCTGTCTTCAGTGCGAGGAGTGTGTCGTGGGTGAGGCGCCGA
The Pseudomonadota bacterium DNA segment above includes these coding regions:
- a CDS encoding radical SAM protein, which translates into the protein MKIIQLPKGENCRCAGNPSGPGSLILPVARRPLFRVRYDRPDAEARAVPPAGALRWLEENLRQGAVISGVELDGPGDPLAEMEGTLETLRLIRGKYPELELSVTTLGLHGAEAAKELAEAGVARVTLLVNAVEREAAEKLYAWIRPGNKTIPLSQAIPMLLEEQARAVVAFREQGIKVGVRTTVYPGVNDDQVSVIAREMSARGAESMELVPCNHVTDQNESLLGAPEPGVMEQLAVSASRYLATTVQPEKKAHLGADCPSVFGSCKSPVAAALAPTAERPNIGVVSVGGMEVDLHLGQAYQMLIYGPREDGLTCLLGTRPVPEPGGGSGRWEKLAETLVDCFAVLAAGAGESPRRILGEKGVSVLITDGGIEGAIDQLYGGGKKGRCKGQ
- a CDS encoding (2Fe-2S) ferredoxin domain-containing protein, with the protein product MATPERQIIVCQSFRVAGDKKGICHKQTNGFLQYIEEEILDRGLDCLITATTCLKQCESGPIMVIQPENWWFKGVDSEEAIDAILDGLEDGEPAAGYLIS